CGAGCATCAGGGCGAAGTCGACGGCGCTGTCGCCGCCTCCCACCACCAGCACCCGCTTGCCGCGGTAGGCTTCCTTGTTGCGGACGGTGTACTCGACGCCCCGCCCCTCCAGCTCGCGCACGCCGGGCTGGTCCATGCGCTTCGGCGCGAAGGCGCCGATGCCGGCGCAGATGACCACGGAGCGGGTGAGATAGGCGCCCTGGTCCGTATGGAGCGTCCAGAGGGGCCGGCCGGGCGCCTCCTCCTCGCCGGCCGCCAGGCCGGTGACGCGCTCGGCCAGACGGACGACCGCGCCCGGGTTGCCGGCGCGCGCCTGCTCCACCAGGTTCTCCACCAGTTCGGCCGCCTGCACCCGGGGAAAGCCCGCCACGTCGTAGATCTCCTTCTCGGGATAGAGGGCCGCGAGCTGGCCGCCCAGGAAGGGCTGGCTCTCCACCAGGAGCGTCCGCATCTGGCGCATGCCCGCGTAGAACATGGCGAAGAGGCCGGTCGGCCCGCCGCCGATGATGGCCACATCGAAGGGCTGGCCGCCTGCGGACTCCTCCCGGAGGTTGTCGGCTTCGTTCATCCGGCTGCTTCCTCCCGATCGGCGCGAACCGCTTTGCGAGAACGGACCGCCCGCTCCCCCGCCCGGCACGGCCCGCGCCGTGATCCTCCCGGTTCCAGCATACCCGGAGGGAAGGCGGGTTCGCACGCTTCAGAAGGCGAAAAGTAATCCGGAAAGAGGGTGCAAAAAAGAGCCGCGCCGGGCCGGCGGGCCGGGCGCGGACGCCTTCAGCGGGCCTCCCCGTCGCGCGGGGAGCCGTTCTCCGGCGTGCCGGACGCCCGCCCGTCCTCCCGCTCCTCGCCAGACCCCTCCAACCCCCTGCGGAACTCGCGGCCGCTCCGCCCCACGGCGTGGGCGATCTCCGGCAGGCGGCGCGCGCCGAAGAGCAGGAGCACGATCAGGAGGATGATCAGCAGCTCGGTGGGACCGATCCGATCCACGCCCTCGCCTCCGTCGCCAGCATACCGGATCGCCGCGGGCCCGGCCAGTTGCCCGGCCGGCGTCCGGTCGCCTCCGCGCGAAGGAGGAGGTGGAGCGGAATGGAAGAAGATGGAATGCGGTGATGGGCGTGGCGTGGGATCCTGAGGTGGAGGCGGCCGCCGCGCTGACCGCCCTGCCGCCGCTGGGGCCGGTGCGCATCGACCGGCTCCTGCGGGAGGCGGGCTCCGCGCGGGCGGCCGTGGCGCAGGGTGCCGCCTGGATCGGCCGGGCGGCCGGCCTGGCCGCGGCCGAGCGTGCGGAGCTGGAGCGCGCCTGGCGGCCGGCGCTGGGCCGGGAGACGGTGGAGGCGGCGGCGGCCCATGGCTTCCGCCCCGTGCTGCGCGGAACGGAGGGATACCCCGAGGCGCTCTTCCAGGTCCGCCTGCCGCCCCTGCTCCTCTGGGTGGCAGGCCGTGCGCCTGGCGACGGGGAGCCGCGGCTGGCCCTGGTGGGCACCCGGCGTGCCAGCGACTCCGGGCGGCGGCTGGCCCGGCGCGTGGCCGAGAGCCTAGCGGCGGCCGGGGTCGGGCTGGTC
The sequence above is a segment of the Bacillota bacterium genome. Coding sequences within it:
- the tatA gene encoding twin-arginine translocase TatA/TatE family subunit, encoding MDRIGPTELLIILLIVLLLFGARRLPEIAHAVGRSGREFRRGLEGSGEEREDGRASGTPENGSPRDGEAR
- a CDS encoding NAD(P)/FAD-dependent oxidoreductase; protein product: MNEADNLREESAGGQPFDVAIIGGGPTGLFAMFYAGMRQMRTLLVESQPFLGGQLAALYPEKEIYDVAGFPRVQAAELVENLVEQARAGNPGAVVRLAERVTGLAAGEEEAPGRPLWTLHTDQGAYLTRSVVICAGIGAFAPKRMDQPGVRELEGRGVEYTVRNKEAYRGKRVLVVGGGDSAVDFALMLAPVAGHVVLIHRRGEFRAQEESVERLRQSGIEIRLFHELRRIEGQSRVTGAVIFDNRTQEESHLELDAVVIGTGFAANLGPIRDWGVELEGNQVRVNSRGETNLPGIYAAGDICTYPGKLRLIATGFGEAATAVNNAKAYIEPGTAAFPGHSSEKAVKAR